In Pieris napi chromosome 2, ilPieNapi1.2, whole genome shotgun sequence, the following proteins share a genomic window:
- the LOC125057043 gene encoding N-glycosylase/DNA lyase, with the protein MLSPMSWNKIPIKNRELQLIGTLNGGQSFRWTFDRNENIWTGIFAKTVWRLQEEDDCLKYIVLGSLLKKTDMEGIRHVDVYKNLLQKYFRLDVDLSNYYKTWSEKDDLFKSACVQFYGIRMLAQEPVENLFSFICSQNNHISRISSMVEKLCTHYGEKICEVNDISYYSFPDVDKLAQPKVESQLRELGFGYRAKFIKKSADQIVEWGGEEWFKGLQVKMYKDARAELMKLCGIGPKVADCICLMSLNHLDALPVDTHVYQIAAQNYLPHLKGKKSVTEKIYTEIGDHFRSLYGDMAGWAHTVLFCADLKKFQQNDEDIPQKRKKR; encoded by the exons atgttaagtcCAATGTCGTGGAATAAAATTCCTATTAAAAATCGTGAGCTTCAACTGATCGGTACATTAAACGGAGGCCAAAGTTTTAG GTGGACTTTTGAcagaaatgaaaatatatggACTGGTATTTTCGCAAAAACTGTATGGAGACTCCAAGAGGAAGATGATTGTTTGAAGTACATAGTTCTTggatcattattaaaaaaaacagatatgGAAGGAATCAGGCATGTGGATGTTTACAAGAActtgttacaaaaatatttccgTCTGGATGTTGATTTAAGtaactattataaaacatgGTCAGAAAAGGATGACTTGTTTAAATCCGCTTGTGTACAGTTTTATGGGATTAGAATGTTAGCTCAAGAGCCAGTAGAGAatctattttcttttatttgtagTCAAAATAACCATATATCAAG GATATCAAGTATGGTAGAAAAGTTATGTACACATTATGGTGAGAAAATTTGTGAAGTTAATGACATATCATATTATTCTTTTCCTGATGTAGATAAATTAGCACAGCCAAAG GTTGAGTCACAACTTCGAGAACTAGGATTTGGATATAGAGccaaatttataaagaaatcagCTGATCAAATAGTTGAATGGGGTGGTGAAGAATGGTTTAAGGGTTTACAGGTAAAGATGTATAAGGATGCTAGAGCAGAGCTTATGAAGCTATGTGGAATTGGACCTAAG GTTGCAGATTGCATTTGTTTAATGTCATTAAATCATTTAGATGCACTGCCAGTTGATACGCATGTTTACCAAATAGCTGCTCAAAACTATCTCCCTCATTTGAAGGGTAAGAAAAGTGTTActgaaaaaatttacacagaAATTGGTGATCACTTTAGAAGTTTATATGGAGATATGGCTGGCTGGGCGCACACG GTGCTGTTTTGTGCAGatctaaagaaatttcaaCAAAATGATGAAGACATACCTCAAAAACGAAAGAAAAggtaa